CTGGCTTGCTCCCTCAGAAGGGTACAAAGCAACTTATTCAcaccctcatcctgtcttctTATTCCCCATTTCTGTGACTGTGAGTCtatgcagagagagagcagcaggaggcaggaggcaCTGCCACCCTCCCCAGgattccctcctcctgctcccataGATCACTCACTCaaccctgagcagggctggaccCAGGCAGGGCTCAGTGCAGAGGCCAGGCCTGGGGGGAGCATGGGGAAACAGCCATTTCGGGCCAGGCCCTGGTGCCTGTGAGCGGCTGGCAGGGGTGTGGGCAGCGCAGAGGCTCAGCGCAGGCTGGGGGCGCTGCAGATGGCTGGCACGGCAGTGGGGGCAGCGCGGGGGCAAAGCGGCTTCCctggggtgggcaggaggcagagggcaggggcGAGGGGAGCACACcgtgcccagctgcagcaggagcctttCCTGCCGGGAGGCCCCTGGCAGTGACACCAGGGCCCTCCGCCCTGTCCCCCCGGCCGGGATCCCCTTCCGCCGCCCTGGCAGCGCTCCTCAGCCCATCTGGCACTCGCCGCGGGAGCTTCCTCCGGAGCTGTGCCCGCGCAGCTGGGAGCTTCctttgcagcactgccctggccatgccccagcagcctccacggggaggagaagagcaggacCCAGGAAAGCGATCTTGGACGCCAAGACCCATGCCAGGTGCATTGCCTATGTGGTCATGTCGTCAGTGGTCACATCCTTCTGTCAGCCTACGCCTGCCCCTGTCCAGGCCGGCTCCGAGGAAACCAAATGACAAGCCGAAATCCAGCCTTGCTTACCCCACCCCGTTGCTTACTtgatttcctctcccttccagtCCATTGAACCCTTTCCCCCACTTGTGTTGCTACCCTGTGTCCCCCCTGCATTTGCCCTCCTTTGAACATGGCAAAGAACCACCCTGAAATGCCTGGCATCAGCTGCACtgtcctgaaaggaggtcagagGCGGATAAGCTGGGATAAGGGATTGGGATGGAGCCATAGCTGGGAGCCTATACactgtggagatgaggaaaagaggagccaggctggaggctggGAAGCCTCCCTTgaacagcagctgggcagggcaccCCGGgacactggcactgctgcagtgccttCCTGTGGGCACTGTTTTGTGGTATTGTGCGTTGCTAGGGCATCTTCGCTCTGGAGTTGGTGCTGCAGGCATTGcccctccctgccaggcaggCCAGCATAGCAGAGACCTTTCCCCAgagccaccagcacagcaccatCCCTGTGTGTTGCTGTGTTGCTGCCATGCCCCCCGGGTGGCACTGCTCCCAGGAAGACCGCACTGCTGCAGTGTCGTGGTTGATGCAGCTACTGCTTGCCTGtcacctcctctccctgctgcccttcttccctcccGCTGTGTGAtgtgggggagggaagagggttGCTCTCCTTGGGACCCGTCTAAGCGCCTGTGTTTATGTCAACACCTCGAGGAACTGGTGGGGACTGGTCTGTGCCGATCCccagcagcccaaaactgagctttACCTCCTCCCCACTGGCACCTCCCTCCCCCAGGTAAGGATCCCTCCCGCAGCACCTCCCGGTAATGCCTTTGGCAGCACCATCTAtccttgctggctgcctccCCTCCTGAAATTCCCCGAGTTCATCTGAAATGACGccggagagagggagggaggcagtgcCTGAAATTAAAATGGGAAGGAAAAGTGAGAAAGGTGGGAATGAGGAGAAAGCGGTgggaggagcagggggaggAAGTGAGGGGAGTTCCGTTGTTGATGGCGCTCGTCGTGGTCCTTTCTCCGCAAGAGACCCCAAAGTGCGTGGGGGGGTTCTGGAGGGCACAGGGTGGGAAAAAGAAACACGCATGCTGCGAAGGGAGGTGCTGGCCGTGGGGGACACTTACCTTCCTGGGGCGGGGGTGAACGAGAGATTGAGAAAGTGCTggtagagagaagagaggacgAAGCAGAAGAGGGATGCAGGACCTCAAGGGGAGATGATGTGTCCTCTAAGCCaacggcggcggcagcagcaggatggagacGCCCCTGATAGGGCCGGGACAGCAGCATGTGACCCAGAGCTGCGATGAGTCAGGATTCAGCAGCGCTTTGCAAACAGCACGTAGAGGATGGagagaggatggagagagaaagagagagagacagaccggGGACAGACACAGCAAAGGAGGGCGAGAGAGCCAAGCAacagcagtgggagtgcagaATAAACAATTCCATTCGCTCCATGGTCATTAATAAATTTAATTCAAATCAGAAAATCCTGTCGGATTCTGGGGAGCCATAAATCAAAGCACAGCACCTGTAactctcctccctttccccctcttggATCAGATGAGGATAGAGCATATCAGTGCTGTGACAGTAGAAGTACTGCAGTACGTCAGGTCAGTGTCCAGGATTGGGGTGGGTAGCCCTGCTCTTTTCTCCAGGGGTGAAATGAGGTGAAGGTAGCTCTGGTACCTACAGCTCTCACTTTCTCAGCTGCACAAGTGAGGGAAGGCACCTTCAAATCCTGACCAGCTGTGGGAGCAGGTATTAAATATAGAGGTGACTGGAGGTCCATCTCCTCGAGGTTACTTTCCTTCCATCTCctgaagaagagggagaagttAAGCGACTCCATGTCTGACTTTTCCTCTTTCACTGCTGACTTCTGCTGGTGGGCTGATGAATGGCAGTaaggcaggggggctggaactagatgggtatcttccaacccaaaccatcctatgaatcCACAAATCTATAAGGTTGTGATGCTCACCATCACaatcaggctgcaaagcccagcCCCGTTGAGATTCCTCTGCCCTCAGGACTGAcctccttcagccttctccttgtGCAAGCTAGAGGAGGAGAGGCTTGATCGGCAGGTTTGATACTTGCTTTCCCTCTTCACTTCTgtctgctcccccagcccagctgttctcaccttttctttctcctgcctttcccaGCGGATCCTGTTTGCTTCCTCCTGTTCCTCTTGCTCAAACAACTCCTTGTCGAGCCGCTGCAGGTGTGGCAGCATGACCAGAACCTCCAGCCGGTAACTGGGTTCCTTACAGCATGGATTGTCCATCAGCACCAGTGCCTGCAGCATGGGCAGGACCCGCAGTTTTGCCACCTCCTGAAGGCTGCTGATCCTGTTATTCCTAACAAGAGGaagcacagagagcaggggaGACATGCAAGGGAGCAAGATCTCTTTGGAACAGTAAGTTCACAAGACAGATAAAGCAAAGCTTAGCAGTACAACATACTGCAGACCTTAGACCACAGACCTCTGGGATCTAAGatccaggctgcacaaggcctcatccaacctggccttgaacacctccaaggaggggcatccacaacctccctgggcaacctattccagtgtcttaccaacCTCaatgtcaagaatttcttcccattctccagtctcaatctgccctccatccattccctctcatcctatcactccaagccctcattaaaagtcccttctcggcattcttgtaggccccttcaggtactggaatgctgctctgtggtctccctggagccttctcttctccaggctgaagagcccaaactccctcaacctgtccacataggggaggttctccatccctctgatcaccttggtgGCATCCTCTGGAGCCACTTCTGCAGCTCCATGCCCCTTTTAcgctggggacaccagagctggacacatctGGATTTATAGGACTTATACTCCTAGATGGCTAAGTGATGAACACCAGCTAAGGATGCTGTTACAGATCAACACATTCCCATCCCACTTTCAAAAGACCCAGGAAATCCTAAAGATCTCAGTGGGAGTACAGCCTGATGAAGAGTCTCTGATCTCAACACAGAGCAGGGAGGACTCACCGTAGATTGAGGTACTGCAGGCACTTCATGCTGCTGCAGaacccatccaggctttccagACTGTTGTCACGCAGGTGCAGAGTTGCAAGCTGCTCTAGTCCCTCAATGCCTTCAAGGCTCTGAATGACATTCTGGGCCTGAGCACCAGTGaggcaggaagagaggagggaagagggggCACACAGGAATGGGAGCAACAGTTATTTCTGGCTTCTAAAGCTCTGTCAGACTTCCTGCTGCTTATAACCAGGCCTTCTCTgaagctagatcaggttgctcaggttgATTCTAAACATTCAGATTCAAGGACCAAGAGTCTGATGAGTGAGtgtttcctgtaggatcccttggGGACTGAGATGAACCTCCCCCAGGTAAATACTCCACTGCCAGCgcagcacctcctgccacagcagcaccaactCAGAGTCCCCAAGGCCTCAGAGAGCAGCAGTACAAGGGTGAAAGCACAGACCTGAGCCTGAAACAAGATTATTTAAAGGATAAATAAGCAGCCCCTCTCAGTCACACAGCCCATGCATTCCAGGGACCTTCCAAcgtctgctgcttctcttgtgGGGGACATCTACAACCAAGAAGTCTCTTCTGCTCCTCTAGTAGAAGCAGCACACCGTGTGTTCCTGAGAGAGgttgcagggaggtgggggaccGTGGGCTGGTTTGAGCTTTTGCAGGTGTAACTGTTGTTATCCATCCACAGGTGCATCTTCCTGCAACAGTCTGACAATCACACCGCGGCAGAAATGTGTCCTACCAGCTTAGAAGTCCCAAACGCCGAATTTCATTCCCATCACTGCGTTGAGAACTGGGAGGGGCGCTAGGGAATTACGAAGCTCTGAATTCCAGTTTCGTAGCaggattcaggctggagaagaccacTAGAGGTCTCCTGGCCATGCCCGGGCTCACTGCAGGTCGAGCAACATCTCCAATCAAGCCACTCCCGGTCTTAGGCAGCTAAGTCCTGCAACTTCCCTGGTAACTACCTCACCATCgcgttctgcagcctggagctgggcagggcttcACTTGTGGTTGTGGCTTAGAGCTGCAGTCCCTAAGGACACGGATACCTGAACGGGAAACAGGGAGAGAGGTGCCACTGCTCCCTGTCCCTCGTAGGTACCCGGGCAGTAGCCAATGCCTGAAACCAATAAAAGGGGCACAGGATGAACTGGTGGGTGAGGAGGACAGTTTTGTAGCAAAGGAGGACTGTAATGGAAACTGGATAAGGACAAGTCTGGACCAGCTGGGCCAAGGAAAGAGGGTAACTCGAGGACAAaaggagggaaggcagagatTTAGCAAAGGCCACGTGAAGCGATTTAACAGTCAGGAAGGATTAGGACACAGTACCTCAGAGGACATCAGGAGCCGGTGGGGGATAGGGTGAAGGGGAGCTCACTGATCACTGCTTTGTAAAATAAAGTGATCTCCCATTACTCTCACTTTCTCCACGACTTCAGTGTGAGTGGTTTTTAGTGGCTCTGTTCTTGAAAGCATTAACAGGACAATGCAGGGTGGACTTTTTTCAGGGTTGCTTCCTGCCCCTGTCCCCCAATCAAATAATCTCCCATATGACCACCCTTTGTTAAATGGTATTCTTACCTTAGCTGCCAGTCCTTCACACAGATATGATGCCACCATTGCTGATGGAAACCTGCTATTTTCTGTTCTCCATGCTTTCCTCTACCCTTCCTGCACACCTGGCCTTGCCCTGGCTCGCCTTTATCACCACTGCTGCACAACAGCCAGGAACTAAGCCAGCCCCAGTGACATCAGTGGCCCTCAAACCCACACCCATggcacacagctggcagcagtctTCCTGGTGTAACTTTGTTAATGCTCAGTttcaccagcagctctgtcatGCATTAACCAAATTTGCTTCGGTTCCTTTAAACTGGACCCTTTGTCTTGAACCTTGTTCTTGAGGTGTCAGCTGCATCTGCCCACAGCCCAAGTCACACTAAAGTCTTTGTACTGCAAGGAAAGCACTGCTGGGAGAGACTCCCCCCCAGAATGAGCAGATGAACATGGCAGACAAATTCAGGTCCCAAAGACTCCCAAGAAACTAGTCAATTGTGCTAGTTTTAGTGATGAATTATGacagccatgaagatgatcagagggttggagaacctcccctgtggggataggctgggacagttggggctgttcactctggagaagtgtggagaccttagagcagccttccagcacttggaggacctacaagaaagctgagaaggaaCTTCTGACAAGAGCTTGCAGAGAcaagacaagagggaatggattgaagcttgtggaggggagatttagagtggagaaTGGCAacgaaattctttacagtgagagtggaacaggtttcccagggaagttgtggaggtgttcaaggccaggttggatgaggcctcaagcagcctggtctggtaggaggtgtccctgcccatggcaagcaagttggaactggatcatcttcaaggtcccttccaatctaagccattttgtgattctataatgTCTTGCAATATTTGCCTATTTCACATGtgcagctctgaaacccctcagTCGTGCCAGGAACCTTCCTGACATGTAGATGCTCTGTTTGCTTCCCTCCAAATTATTCAAGCAAGGAGCTTTATGTTGAAGTTCTGTATTGTACCTAGTGACTTAAGTTACTTCATCCCttcttccagcacctctcacTCAAAAATCTGTTTATCCACCAGGAAATTGCAAGCAATCTCAGCAAGCAACCTCCTTGGTGTTTTCTGTCAGGGAGTCTTGATGAAAAGAAGCCTTACATCTTTTCaaagcctttttcttctttaattgtTTTTCAGAAGGTGGTGACTCAGGCCACCACTCCAGtctctgcaagctgcagcattGTGTGATGCATGGGACCGAGCCAGACATACTTTCTGTGTCTCTGGGAGTAAATGTTCCCTGAAGCAATTGGTTGTGGTACTAGGAAATTGCTTCTCCTATCTTACTTCCACTGAGGTGTTTAATCAGTTCCCCTGTTTTTGGCAGCTGAAGCTGTGAATCATCTAATTGTGCTGGTTTTAAACCTGTGTTTTACCAGGCTCAtcagggaggagaaagaagcaTTACCTCCTCCTGTCACACAGAGCAAACCTGTTGCTCTCCCCACCGACCTCCTGGGGACACACCAAATGTAAGTGCAATAATACTGATCCTGCAAGAGGCCAGGAGAAAAGAACCTGACCCACTGAACAttgccagctcctcctctgcagagtaATTGCTGGTCAATGGCTACTTCCTTCACATTCTCTAGACAGACAGCACAGAAGGAGATACCCCAAAGAAGTGATTTTGTCTCTTTAGGTCTTTGAAATCTGTGCCACTTCATCTGAGAAAATGGAACTGAACAGGCTAGCACAACAATTGTACTGCTTTGAAGGAGactgcctcctccctccttgcactgcctggaggtgccaggctctgcagcagctcagtcccacCCTCTAAGCTAGCTAGACCCTTTACCAGATAGAGGTTCTTCAGCTTGGGAAGATTGAGCCCCGCTGTGCTCTCTAGGGTGTTTCCTCGCAGCTCCAGGATTTGCAGATTGAACAACTGGCCATGACTCAAGCCCTGTGCTGACTGGATTCTATTTCCTGAGtgacagaggaggaagagacaaTAAGAGAGTTAGTCCCACCCAAAGGAAGCATCCTACTTGCACAAGGATGGAGAAAAGTGGTCTGCATCACCTTTCAGGATGAGGTTGGTTAGGCGCGGGTGAGTGATGCCTTCCACATCCTTGATGTGGTTCTGAGCCAAGCTGATGAACTGGAGGTAGGGCAGCTCCTTCAGGCAGGGACTGGTGAGCAGATTCCCATCCACTTTCAGCCAAAGCAGACTGGTTAGGCTGCACAGTGGAGACAAATCTTGCAGCTTGTTCTCTGACAAATCCACATACTGCAGGTGTACAAAGCATTCAAGGAGGCTGATGTCTGTCAAGTTCCTGTGGGAGGGAGAATGCTAACAAAACAACTTGCTTACTTCCCTCTGATACCAGCTTTCAGTTTGCTCCTCACCACTACTGGAGGGAGGCTAtcctcctctcccacttccctgcTGTTCTAGGAAGCATTGCTGGAGAGATGTAGGAAATGAGCAGGTGACAGGGAAAGCCTGAATAGTCTGTAAACAAGGCTGAATGTTAAGATGAGACCTGCTttcctgacacaggcagcaCTTATTCCCATTTAACCCTGCCTGTCAGGAGGGGGAAGAACCAGAGTAGAAGAGAGGGTAAATCTGGAGGGTGGGTCCATTAGACAGTAGTGGCAACACCAAGGAAGGACTCTGGCAGTGGGGAAATGCTGCTGAAAGGCAGAGTCTGACTGAGGCCTCTTCATTAGATTTAGGGTTATGCAGGTTATGGGGCTGAGGCTCCCAACTGCTTCCAGGCCATTGTGGCACATCCCTTAAATGTTAGCACTTCAGAGGAGAGATATTTCATGGCTGTTTCTGCAGGTGACTGTGGGGAGGTCCCCTGCGGACACCACAGTCCATAGAGATGTATGGGCTCCTGTCAATTTAGGGGGACACTGATGTTCCCACCAGTGCATCTGGATGCAGCGGAGGCagtcctctgctcagggctgaggGTAGCAAAGCTGTGCTGAGGCACGGACTGAAAGCCAGACGGCAGAGCACACGGCCTGAGGCGTGCACCACGGCCGGCCACCAGTGGTCCTAAGGCACAGCTGTTCCGTGGCTGCCCCTCGGGGAGGAGCTGCCCTGCCGCCGGGGCAGGTTGGGCACACTCACTTCTGTGTGGCTTCAAACTTCACAAAGGCGTGAGCCAGGCCGGTGCGGGtcttgcagagcagagagaggccTTCCCTCAGGACCTCCTCTGTCAGGGGAGCTGGGGCCAGCACCTGGGAGAGAAAAGAGGCGGCGAGAGCACACAGCCAGTGCTGGCCTCACCACGGCCAGAGGGtactgaggccccttccctcaCCTgggcttcctcctcctgctccctcagcgcctcctcctcttctccctcctcctgaagGCTGTTCTCATCCCACTCCAGCTCCTCGTCCTCCATCCTCACGGGCCACACTTTCCAgggagggcagctgcagcagggccggCGGCAGCCTGCCCAGGCGCGGTGAGCGGCGGCACTCGGCTGCCGTGGGAACCGGGAGAGGCGGGAGCCGGCCCCGCTGCTTCGGCTGCCGTGGGAAACGGGAGAGGCGGGAGCCGGCCCCGCCGCTTCGGCTGCCGTGGGAAACGGGAGAGGCGGGAGCCGGCCCCGCTGCCACGGCAATCGCGCGGCCCTCCCGCCGGCCTCCGCTCCGGGCGGACCCTCTCGGCAGCCTCGTCCTTGCCGCCTCTCGTCCGGCCCCTTTGCTGCCTCAGACAGGGCAAGCAGGAAAcccacagcctgctcagccCTGAGGAAATCCCTCCCCGAAAGCCTCCTCATAGGCGTGGGGCCACAGCATTTGTGCCAGTGGAAAAGCCTTGGAGGCCAACCATGGACCCAGCGCCGCCACTCCTGCCAGACCGAGTCCTGCAGTCCCTGCCTGCAAGTCT
The sequence above is drawn from the Pogoniulus pusillus isolate bPogPus1 chromosome 15, bPogPus1.pri, whole genome shotgun sequence genome and encodes:
- the LRRC23 gene encoding leucine-rich repeat-containing protein 23, with translation MRRLSGRDFLRAEQAVGFLLALSEAAKGPDERRQGRGCREGPPGAEAGGRAARLPWQRGRLPPLPFPTAAEAAGPAPASPVSHGSRSSGAGSRLSRFPRQPSAAAHRAWAGCRRPCCSCPPWKVWPVRMEDEELEWDENSLQEEGEEEEALREQEEEAQVLAPAPLTEEVLREGLSLLCKTRTGLAHAFVKFEATQKNLTDISLLECFVHLQYVDLSENKLQDLSPLCSLTSLLWLKVDGNLLTSPCLKELPYLQFISLAQNHIKDVEGITHPRLTNLILKGNRIQSAQGLSHGQLFNLQILELRGNTLESTAGLNLPKLKNLYLAQNVIQSLEGIEGLEQLATLHLRDNSLESLDGFCSSMKCLQYLNLRNNRISSLQEVAKLRVLPMLQALVLMDNPCCKEPSYRLEVLVMLPHLQRLDKELFEQEEQEEANRIRWERQEKEKEMEGK